The DNA segment TGTAGTAGCCGAAGCTGGTAGTTTTATGATGATGGATAATGGCATTAAGATGGAAACCATTTTTGGCGATGGTGGCAACCAAGACAAAGGCGTTATGGGAAAACTTTTCTCGGCAGGTAAACGTTTACTTACAGGAGAAAGTCTTTTTATGACTGTTTTTTTAAACGAATTTCACGGTAAGCGTAGGGTTAGTTTTGCATCGCCCTACCCTGGCAAAATACTAGCTATAGACCTTACACAATATGGTGGACGTTTTGTTTGCCAAAAAGATGCTTTTTTATGTGCTGCCAAAGGAGTAACGATAGGCATTGAGTTTTCTAAAAAAATGGGACGCGGACTTTTTGGTGGCGAAGGTTTTATTATGCAAAAACTAGAAGGCGACGGTATGGCATTTGTACACGCAGGTGGTACACTAGCACGCAAAGAGCTAGCAGCAGGCGAGGTATTAAAAGTAGATACTGGTTGTATAGTAGGTTTTACTAAAGATATAGATTATGACATTGAATTTATAGGTGGCATTAAAAACACATTATTTGGCGGCGAAGGTTTATTCTA comes from the Flavobacterium arcticum genome and includes:
- a CDS encoding TIGR00266 family protein, coding for MTSHEIDYEIFGEEMQYVEIELDPQEAVVAEAGSFMMMDNGIKMETIFGDGGNQDKGVMGKLFSAGKRLLTGESLFMTVFLNEFHGKRRVSFASPYPGKILAIDLTQYGGRFVCQKDAFLCAAKGVTIGIEFSKKMGRGLFGGEGFIMQKLEGDGMAFVHAGGTLARKELAAGEVLKVDTGCIVGFTKDIDYDIEFIGGIKNTLFGGEGLFYATLRGPGTVYIQSLPFSRLAGRIYASAPQGGGNQRGEGSILGGIGNLLDGDNRY